A stretch of the Panthera uncia isolate 11264 chromosome D1, Puncia_PCG_1.0, whole genome shotgun sequence genome encodes the following:
- the AKIP1 gene encoding A-kinase-interacting protein 1 isoform X2 has protein sequence MENCLAAAALNGVDRRALQRTARLGQEVLERAKRRAVDWHSRELPQSSVGVTSREQPDRERRPAAGPQRLLPGEREERQPTLSASFRTMAEFMDYTSSQCGKYYSSVLEDGGAAHVSRYHRRKSELHLCCDRRNGQAENISKDLYIEVYPGTYSVTVGANDLTKTHVVAVDSGQSVDLVFAV, from the exons ATGGAGAACTGTTTGGCGGCCGCGGCGCTGAACGGGGTGGACCGACGTGCCCTGCAGCGCACGGCTAGGCTGGGTCAAGAAGTGCTGGAGCGGGCCAAGAGGAGGGCGGTGGACTGGCATTCGCGGGAGCTCCCCCAAAGCAGCGTGGGGGTCACTTCCCGGGAACAGCCTGACCGAGAAAGACGGCCAGCAGCCGGCCCCCAGCGCCTTCTCCCGGGAGAG agagaagaaagacaacCAACCCTCAGTGCTTCCTTCAGAACAATGGCAGAATTCATGGACTATACTTCAAGTCAGTGTGGG AAATATTATTCATCTGTACTGGAGGATGGAGGGGCAGCCCACGTCTCTCGTTATCACAGAAGGAAGTCGGAATTGCATTTGTGCTGTGACAGGAGGAATGGTCAG GCTGAGAACATCTCTAAGGACCTCTACATAGAAGTATATCCAGGGACCTATTCCGTCACTGTGGGTGCAAATGATTTAACCAAGACTCACGTGGTAGCAGTGGACTCAGGACAAAGTGTGGACTTGGTCTTCGCCGTATGA
- the AKIP1 gene encoding A-kinase-interacting protein 1 isoform X1, protein MENCLAAAALNGVDRRALQRTARLGQEVLERAKRRAVDWHSRELPQSSVGVTSREQPDRERRPAAGPQRLLPGEREERQPTLSASFRTMAEFMDYTSSQCGKYYSSVLEDGGAAHVSRYHRRKSELHLCCDRRNGQRKDTSLGLGVISHASECALEASQQPAENISKDLYIEVYPGTYSVTVGANDLTKTHVVAVDSGQSVDLVFAV, encoded by the exons ATGGAGAACTGTTTGGCGGCCGCGGCGCTGAACGGGGTGGACCGACGTGCCCTGCAGCGCACGGCTAGGCTGGGTCAAGAAGTGCTGGAGCGGGCCAAGAGGAGGGCGGTGGACTGGCATTCGCGGGAGCTCCCCCAAAGCAGCGTGGGGGTCACTTCCCGGGAACAGCCTGACCGAGAAAGACGGCCAGCAGCCGGCCCCCAGCGCCTTCTCCCGGGAGAG agagaagaaagacaacCAACCCTCAGTGCTTCCTTCAGAACAATGGCAGAATTCATGGACTATACTTCAAGTCAGTGTGGG AAATATTATTCATCTGTACTGGAGGATGGAGGGGCAGCCCACGTCTCTCGTTATCACAGAAGGAAGTCGGAATTGCATTTGTGCTGTGACAGGAGGAATGGTCAG AGAAAAGACACCTCTCTTGGTCTTGGAGTCATCTCTCACGCATCAGAGTGTGCTCTAGAGGCCTCTCAGCAGCCT GCTGAGAACATCTCTAAGGACCTCTACATAGAAGTATATCCAGGGACCTATTCCGTCACTGTGGGTGCAAATGATTTAACCAAGACTCACGTGGTAGCAGTGGACTCAGGACAAAGTGTGGACTTGGTCTTCGCCGTATGA
- the AKIP1 gene encoding A-kinase-interacting protein 1 isoform X3 translates to MACCAGAGFSRSSLPSPTQGWAHAPGKGDMENCLAAAALNGVDRRALQRTARLGQEVLERAKRRAVDWHSRELPQSSVGVTSREQPDRERRPAAGPQRLLPGEREERQPTLSASFRTMAEFMDYTSSQCGKYYSSVLEDGGAAHVSRYHRRKSELHLCCDRRNGQRKDTSLGLGVISHASECALEASQQPAENISKDLYIEVYPGTYSVTVGANDLTKTHVVAVDSGQSVDLVFAV, encoded by the exons ATGGCCTGCTGCGCCGGCGCCGGGTTCTCCAGGTCCAGCCTTCCCTCTCCAACACAGGGCTGGGCGCATGCGCCTGGAAAG GGAGACATGGAGAACTGTTTGGCGGCCGCGGCGCTGAACGGGGTGGACCGACGTGCCCTGCAGCGCACGGCTAGGCTGGGTCAAGAAGTGCTGGAGCGGGCCAAGAGGAGGGCGGTGGACTGGCATTCGCGGGAGCTCCCCCAAAGCAGCGTGGGGGTCACTTCCCGGGAACAGCCTGACCGAGAAAGACGGCCAGCAGCCGGCCCCCAGCGCCTTCTCCCGGGAGAG agagaagaaagacaacCAACCCTCAGTGCTTCCTTCAGAACAATGGCAGAATTCATGGACTATACTTCAAGTCAGTGTGGG AAATATTATTCATCTGTACTGGAGGATGGAGGGGCAGCCCACGTCTCTCGTTATCACAGAAGGAAGTCGGAATTGCATTTGTGCTGTGACAGGAGGAATGGTCAG AGAAAAGACACCTCTCTTGGTCTTGGAGTCATCTCTCACGCATCAGAGTGTGCTCTAGAGGCCTCTCAGCAGCCT GCTGAGAACATCTCTAAGGACCTCTACATAGAAGTATATCCAGGGACCTATTCCGTCACTGTGGGTGCAAATGATTTAACCAAGACTCACGTGGTAGCAGTGGACTCAGGACAAAGTGTGGACTTGGTCTTCGCCGTATGA